From Mesorhizobium sp. AR02, a single genomic window includes:
- the tnpA gene encoding IS66-like element accessory protein TnpA, translating to MEDDEQKLLVRRILRNGRRRYDPASKERLVAACLEPGVSVSRLALEYGINANLLRKWIKTTKDAGALPPPAPSAFIPVQVTAADHSLPMQSNSVDRPAARGEERLSKSESMGSLPLPAKVSASLPNGVKLVLECGDVDALTAIIGALGHVQTGR from the coding sequence ATTGAGGACGATGAACAGAAACTGCTGGTGAGGCGGATTTTGCGCAACGGCCGCCGGCGGTACGACCCGGCGTCGAAAGAGCGGCTAGTTGCGGCCTGCCTTGAGCCTGGCGTGTCGGTATCGCGACTTGCGCTTGAATATGGGATCAATGCCAACCTTCTTCGGAAATGGATAAAGACGACCAAAGACGCCGGTGCTTTGCCGCCACCTGCACCGTCTGCGTTCATTCCAGTTCAAGTCACCGCTGCGGACCACAGCCTGCCTATGCAGAGCAATTCGGTGGACAGGCCTGCTGCGCGTGGTGAAGAGCGGCTGTCGAAGTCGGAAAGCATGGGCTCATTGCCACTCCCAGCCAAGGTGAGCGCGTCTTTGCCGAACGGCGTGAAGCTGGTGCTGGAATGCGGTGATGTAGACGCGTTGACGGCGATCATTGGAGCTCTGGGCCATGTTCAGACTGGGCGCTGA
- the tnpB gene encoding IS66 family insertion sequence element accessory protein TnpB (TnpB, as the term is used for proteins encoded by IS66 family insertion elements, is considered an accessory protein, since TnpC, encoded by a neighboring gene, is a DDE family transposase.) produces MFRLGADLNVYLHREPIDFRAGINSLAVLVQEVMELDPFAPAVFAFCNRRRDRMKLLFFDRSGFVLVLKRLTEDRFRWPRRETAVVTLTTEQLHWILDGIDIDAMVRHPVRQYQVAG; encoded by the coding sequence ATGTTCAGACTGGGCGCTGATCTCAACGTCTACCTGCACCGCGAGCCGATCGATTTTAGGGCCGGCATCAACAGCCTTGCGGTCCTGGTTCAGGAGGTGATGGAGCTTGACCCATTTGCGCCTGCGGTCTTTGCATTTTGCAATCGCCGCCGCGACCGGATGAAACTCTTGTTCTTCGACCGGTCCGGCTTCGTGCTGGTTCTGAAGCGGCTGACCGAAGACAGGTTCCGATGGCCACGCCGGGAGACGGCGGTGGTTACGCTGACGACCGAGCAGCTCCATTGGATTCTCGACGGCATCGACATCGATGCAATGGTGCGCCATCCGGTGCGGCAATATCAGGTTGCGGGCTGA
- a CDS encoding recombinase family protein translates to MTGNDLLPATVLKRKAVVYVRQSTPGQVQNNLESQRRQYELVDVARRWGFHDVEVIDDDLGRTASGAVDRPGFERLVSGLCTGKVGAVLCLDASRLSRNGRDWHHLLELCGLVEARVIDLDGVYDPCRPNDRLLLGMKGSISEFELGILRTRMLDAARAKARRGELRLSVPIGYIWHREYGLGLDPDLRVQQAIRLIFSRFRELGSARQVLISLTADNFHFPRPSDGRKTVSFDWVPVRYRSVISILKNPFYAGVYVYGKSEKRTEIVDGRARKSYGHNKPFGTWEVLLQDHHEGYIDWSEFERNQSHIAVNAFGQKGGIKSGRGGRALLAGLLTCGRCGRRLGVVYSGRPPGHPYYRCERINQMLAKPRCMTFGASRIDPAIGKEILRAVTPMAIEAAMEADRAHRDNLEERHRMVELDLQQARYEASLAERRYAACDPDNRLIAAQLEKSWEAALRRVEACEAGLAQARQIDLVTPVPDFAGIATDLEAAWRAPDVDMRCRQQLLRTLVSDIIADVDEEQREVILTIHWRGGQHSQLRIRKPKAGEHGQSTPEAALAVMRSMATRWSDANIAATLNRMGMQTGQGKTWTARRVGALRTVHKIHGYRSAEKNGEWLTLTEAAKKLGVTAHRVRRLIKEGVLPTEQVVPDAPHQIRATDLEKDQVTQFPRHRGPCRIKMENQKSLFPDV, encoded by the coding sequence ATGACGGGCAATGATCTCCTTCCAGCGACGGTGCTGAAGCGCAAAGCTGTGGTCTACGTTCGACAGTCGACCCCCGGTCAGGTCCAGAACAACCTGGAAAGCCAGCGGCGACAATATGAACTTGTGGATGTTGCGCGCCGCTGGGGATTCCATGATGTCGAGGTGATCGACGATGACCTTGGTCGGACCGCCAGCGGCGCTGTCGACCGCCCTGGTTTCGAGCGACTGGTGAGCGGCCTGTGCACAGGCAAAGTTGGCGCAGTGCTCTGCCTCGACGCATCGCGCCTTTCCCGTAACGGCCGGGATTGGCACCACCTCCTGGAACTGTGCGGCCTGGTTGAAGCGCGCGTCATAGATCTCGACGGGGTGTACGATCCTTGTCGGCCTAACGATCGATTGTTGTTGGGTATGAAGGGCAGCATCAGCGAGTTTGAGCTCGGCATATTGCGAACGCGCATGCTTGACGCGGCTCGCGCCAAAGCGCGGCGGGGGGAACTGCGCCTCAGTGTTCCGATCGGCTATATCTGGCATCGTGAATACGGTCTGGGGCTTGATCCTGATCTTCGGGTACAGCAGGCGATCCGCCTCATCTTTTCGCGCTTCCGCGAGCTTGGCAGCGCCCGCCAGGTGCTGATTTCGCTGACGGCTGATAATTTCCATTTTCCCCGCCCTTCTGACGGGCGCAAAACGGTGTCCTTCGACTGGGTGCCGGTTCGCTATCGAAGTGTTATTTCGATCCTGAAGAACCCATTCTACGCCGGGGTCTATGTCTATGGTAAAAGCGAGAAGCGAACGGAGATTGTCGATGGCAGGGCTCGCAAAAGCTACGGCCACAACAAGCCCTTTGGAACGTGGGAAGTGCTGCTCCAGGATCATCATGAAGGTTATATCGATTGGAGTGAGTTTGAGCGGAACCAGAGCCATATCGCCGTCAATGCCTTTGGACAGAAAGGCGGCATCAAGTCGGGTCGTGGCGGCCGTGCGCTGCTTGCGGGCCTGCTCACCTGCGGCCGATGTGGAAGGCGGTTGGGCGTTGTCTATTCGGGCCGGCCTCCGGGTCATCCCTATTACCGCTGCGAACGTATCAACCAGATGCTGGCCAAGCCGCGATGCATGACTTTTGGCGCATCTCGCATCGACCCTGCCATCGGCAAAGAGATATTGAGAGCCGTGACGCCAATGGCGATCGAGGCCGCAATGGAAGCTGATCGTGCGCATCGGGATAATCTGGAAGAACGACACCGTATGGTGGAGCTGGACTTGCAGCAAGCTCGATACGAGGCATCTCTCGCTGAGCGTCGCTATGCCGCTTGCGACCCCGACAACCGGCTGATCGCTGCCCAACTTGAGAAGAGCTGGGAGGCAGCGCTCAGGCGCGTGGAAGCCTGTGAAGCGGGTTTGGCCCAAGCGCGACAAATCGATCTTGTCACCCCAGTTCCCGATTTTGCTGGCATTGCCACCGACCTGGAGGCTGCCTGGCGCGCGCCTGACGTCGATATGCGTTGCCGTCAGCAGCTCCTCCGCACCCTCGTGTCGGATATCATCGCTGACGTCGATGAAGAGCAACGTGAAGTTATTTTGACGATCCACTGGAGGGGTGGCCAGCACTCCCAGCTGCGTATTCGCAAACCCAAAGCTGGCGAACATGGCCAGAGTACTCCGGAGGCCGCCCTTGCCGTCATGCGGTCTATGGCTACCCGCTGGTCCGACGCAAACATTGCCGCCACTCTCAACCGGATGGGAATGCAGACCGGACAAGGCAAAACCTGGACGGCGCGCCGTGTCGGGGCACTGCGCACGGTCCATAAAATCCACGGCTACCGATCCGCCGAAAAGAATGGCGAATGGCTCACGCTGACCGAAGCTGCCAAAAAGCTTGGAGTTACAGCCCATCGTGTCCGTCGACTGATCAAGGAGGGCGTGCTCCCTACCGAGCAGGTTGTTCCGGATGCGCCGCACCAAATACGAGCCACGGACCTGGAAAAGGATCAAGTAACCCAGTTTCCGCGTCACAGGGGCCCGTGTCGCATCAAAATGGAAAACCAAAAGTCCCTGTTTCCGGACGTTTGA